Proteins encoded within one genomic window of Anopheles merus strain MAF unplaced genomic scaffold, AmerM5.1 LNR4000912, whole genome shotgun sequence:
- the LOC121603191 gene encoding chymotrypsin-elastase inhibitor ixodidin-like, translating into MKPVAMFACLIVLIFTLQNAHCACPYAHPYPYDVCGPNEEFQTCGTACPNTCADLSEQQKPCTKQCVQGCFCKPGFVRESKEGKCIPQCECPCH; encoded by the exons ATGAAACCAGTGGCGATGTTCGCGTGCCTGATCGTACTGATCTTTACTCTGCAGAACGCACATTGTG CCTGTCCTTATGCGCATCCCTACCCGTACGACGTGTGTGGACCGAACGAAGAGTTCCAAACGTGTGGTACTGCTTGTCCTAATACTTGTGCCGATCTGAGCGAGCAACAGAAACCGTGCACCAAGCAATGTGTTCAGGGATGCTTCTGCAAGCCAGGGTTTGTACGAGAGTCTAAGGAAGGCAAATGTATTCCGCAATGTGAGTGTCCCTGCCATTAG